The genomic window AGATCAAAACGGTTCGTATGATGTGCACCGGTCGGGTTGATCCGGCCATTGTGGCCAGGGCATTTAAAAAGGGGCTCGACGGTCTGATGGTGGTGGGCTGCTATTTCGGAGACTGCCATTACATCAGCGGGAATGTTCAGGCCCAGGCCAAAATGGAGATGACCCGCAAGCTGTTTAAACACATTGGGGTTAATGAAGACCGGATTGCTTTCAGGCAGTGTTCCTCAGGTGAAGCGTCTGTTTTTGTCGAACTGATTACTGAATTTGATGAGAAGATCCGAAGCCTGGGACCCCTGGGAGGTGAAGGGGATTTGCTGAAAGCCCCGGAAATTTTTAAAAAACTGGAAGCAGCGCAGGCCGTGCTTGCCGGTGAAAAGATTCGATGGATTATCGGCAAAAAAACCGAGTTTCTTGAATCAGGTAACAAGTATGGAGAAATATTCACCGAACATGAATTCAGCCGGGCTCTAGACATGATCATCGTTGAAGAGACCGAAGTGCAGGAAATTTTACTGAAGCTGAAAGAAGGCGCGCAATCTGTGAAAAACCTTGCTGCCGCTTTGTCTATTCCGTCGGAAAGGGTTTATAGATATATCCTGGCCCTTTGCCGAAAAGAAATGGTCAAAATGGAAAAAATTACCGATCGAACGCCAATATACCAGTTAATTCCTCAAGAGGTGTAACACATTGAAAGATAAAAATATTTTGATTGTGGGTGGAGGTCCTGAAGGTGTGAGGACTGCCCTTGAACAAGCCGAAAATGGGATGCAGGCAACCATTATTGAAAAATTTCCCACCCTTGGTGCTGAAAGAATCCCTAAAGATCGGTTGATCAAGCCGAAAGAAGCCTTTGTGAACGAAGACCTAAATAAAGCGCGCAATCACTCCAACATCAAGATACTTACTTTTTCCGATATTAAAAAGATCCGCCAGGATAACGGAAAAATTAAGGCTAAAATTTTAAACAAGAGCATCCGGGTCGACAACAGCAAATGTAACGACTGCAAAGCCTGTATAAAAGTCTGCCCGGTAAATATGGCCGACGATTTTAACGAAGGGATCGGTTTTCGCACAGCGGTGGATTACCTGAATTCCGCCACAGGCGAATATAATATATATAAAGAAGATATGCCGATTTGCCAGGAGTCGTGCCCGGTACACCTGGATATTCGTAAGTATATCGGCCTTATCGCAGACGGTAGATACGAAGAATCCCTGGCCAAGATCAGAGAAAGACTGCCTCTGCCGGGCAGCATCGGCCGCATCTGCCCCCACCCGTGTGAAAGCGCCTGTAACCGGCAATACCTGGATGAACCCTTAAGCATCTGCTTTCTTAAACGTTATGTTGCAGACGTAGAACTAAACGAGGGTGTGGATCCGGTTTATGAAACCCCGGATAAAAAATTTGCGGAAAAAATTGCCATTATCGGTGCAGGTCCCGCCGGTCTGACCTGTGCCTACGACCTGGCAAAGCTGGGTTATGAACATATAAAAATTTATGAAGCACTTCCTGTTCCGGGCGGCTATTTGTGGGTCGGGATACCTGAGTACCGACTGCCCAAAAAACTGCTGCAAAGAGAGGTTGACCTTATCTGCAACATGGGGGTTGACATTCAATACAACGCTCGTATCGGTAAGGATATTGCTTTTGAAGATCTTAAAAAAGAGAATGATGCCCTGTTTATCGGTGCCGGTTGCCATACGGGTCTCAAGCTTCGATGCCCGGGGGAAGATGAATACCAGGGTAAAGGAATCGTGGACTGTGTTACTTTTTTAAGGGAGCAGGCTCTGGGCAAACTTCCGGAAGCCAAGGGGAAATTGATTGTAATCGGTGGTGGCAACGCTGCCATAGACTCGGCCCGGGTGGGCTGGCGAATGGGGTTTGATGAGGTATATATCCTCTATCGAAGAACCAAAAAAGAAATGCCCGCCAACCCTTGGGAAATTGATGCGGCAGAGCACGAAGGGGTGATTCTCCAGTACCTTGCCGCTCCCATAGAAATTCTAGGTAAAGACGGCAAAGTGTCGGGTATGAAATGCATCAAAATGGAACTGGGAGAACCGGATGCTTCGGGCCGAAGGAGACCTGTCCCCATTGAAGGCAGTGAATATGTCATAGATGCCGAAACCATCGTCCCTGCCCTCAGTCAGGGCGTAGATTTGAGCTTTCTTGAAGAAGGGCACCAGCTTGAGATTTCACGCTGGAATACATTTGAGATAGATGAAGAAACCGGTGCAACCAATGTGCCGGGTGTATTTGCCGGTGGTGATATCGTCACCGGACCTGACATCGCCATTCGTGCGGTTGCCGGGGGCAAACGTGCTGCAGAAGGCATTCACCAGTACCTTAGGAGTAAGTAAATGATATACGAAAAAGATAAACGCTATATTATACCGTTTGATGATGTTCCATCTCAAAGAGCTGAGATGCCTGAGATTTCCGTTGATGAAAGAAAGGGAAATTTTACTGAAGTTGAAACCGGTTTTCCGGAGGAAATAGCGGTTAAAGAAGCCAAACGGTGTCTGAGTTGCCGACGATGTCTGGGTTGCGCCCTGTGCTGGGCTGAATGCAAACCGGAAGCCATTGATTTTTCAATTCCGGATGAAACCCTGGAACTGGAATTTGACGAAATTATTATTACCAAGGGCCAGGACAACGCATTTATTCCCTTTAATGCCGAACTCGGTTACGGAACCTTTGCTGATGTGATAACCGATTTGCAGTTTGAACGCATGCTTTCGCCCACAGGCCCCTCCAACGGGTTAGTCGTATCTCCTCTAGACGGCGAAATTCCCGCGCGCATTGCCATTGTTCAGGGTCACTCAGACGACGATGAAGTACATCTGCTATCAAGCCTGATTTTGGGAGTGAATGAATCCATACTTGCCCTTGACAAAACCAAAGGACTTGAAGTTGCGCTGATATCCTCCACTTGCCAGTCCTTTCAGGACGGCTTTCTTCCCGAGGCAAAAAAAGTTTCCGGTCTCCAAATCATAGAGGGAATTCCTCAATCGGTTGAAAGAAAACAGGACGGGGAACCTTTAACTCTTAAGTATTCTGAAAACGATAAGCAAAAGGAAGAAGCTTTTGAACTGGTCGTTATCCTGACCAAACAGAAAATCTCCCCCGAACTTATATCGTTAAGCAAAAAGTTCGAACAGGAGATAATATAATCTGTCTTCCCGTCATTTAATTTCCCGGATTGATAATTTGTTCCAACTACTGTGTCAGTTTGTTGATTTGAAATTCCGCCCGGAGAGGTAGGTGATCGCCGATCTTTTTTCCTCTCTTTTGGTGTTTTATCCTGAAAAGCATTTATCTCTCAAAATATAAGGAAATCCGCTATTCCTAAGAATAGCAGATATCACAGGTTTCGGAAATTTTCTGATATGTGGGAGATGAACGAAACCGCTTCGCGGTAGCTTTCCGGCCCATCTTTTCTCATTTCAAATCATTTATCATACCAAAACGACCATCTTAATCTACATATATGGATTCGCTTCGCTCAA from Thermodesulfobacteriota bacterium includes these protein-coding regions:
- a CDS encoding FAD-dependent oxidoreductase yields the protein MKDKNILIVGGGPEGVRTALEQAENGMQATIIEKFPTLGAERIPKDRLIKPKEAFVNEDLNKARNHSNIKILTFSDIKKIRQDNGKIKAKILNKSIRVDNSKCNDCKACIKVCPVNMADDFNEGIGFRTAVDYLNSATGEYNIYKEDMPICQESCPVHLDIRKYIGLIADGRYEESLAKIRERLPLPGSIGRICPHPCESACNRQYLDEPLSICFLKRYVADVELNEGVDPVYETPDKKFAEKIAIIGAGPAGLTCAYDLAKLGYEHIKIYEALPVPGGYLWVGIPEYRLPKKLLQREVDLICNMGVDIQYNARIGKDIAFEDLKKENDALFIGAGCHTGLKLRCPGEDEYQGKGIVDCVTFLREQALGKLPEAKGKLIVIGGGNAAIDSARVGWRMGFDEVYILYRRTKKEMPANPWEIDAAEHEGVILQYLAAPIEILGKDGKVSGMKCIKMELGEPDASGRRRPVPIEGSEYVIDAETIVPALSQGVDLSFLEEGHQLEISRWNTFEIDEETGATNVPGVFAGGDIVTGPDIAIRAVAGGKRAAEGIHQYLRSK